DNA sequence from the Acidobacteriota bacterium genome:
GCCCTGGTGTTCGTTTCCTCCGCGTGCGGACCGAAGTCCGGTACCGGGCCGTCCGCGGCCGGGGAAGCCGCGTCGCCGTCACCCAACGTCGTCATCATCCTCGCCGACGACATGGGCTACGGCGACCTGTCCTCCTACGGCCACCCGCTGATTCGCACGCCCCACATCGACCGGCTCGCGGCCGAAGGCCAGCGCTGGACGTCGTTCTACGCCTCGAGCCCGCTGTGCAACCCGAGCCGGATAGCGCTGGCGACCGGCCGGATGCCCATCCGCATCCAGGGCGGCGAACTGAATCGCTGGTCCAACCTGCCGGCGGAAGAGACGACCCTGGGCGACATGTTCCAGGCCGCCGGCTTCTCGTCCTCGAATCCTGGGAATCGCTGGGCAAGGAGGGCGAGCTCGCCTGGCGGGGCTTCGACAACGAGCAGATCCACGACCCGCCGCTCCTGTTCAACCTGGGCACCGACCTCGGAGAACGGTTCGACATCGCGGCCCGGCACCCGGAGATCGTCGAACGCATCGAGAAGGCGATCCGCACGCATCGGGAGTCTCTGAACGCAGCTCCGTAGCCGGCCCGGACGCTTCGCCGGGCTACAATCCCCTGCATGAGCTGGTTCTTCAACAAGGCCCGCATGCCGGAACCGGGAGAGGCGCTTCCCGGCCGCGCAGACACGATGCCAGTCGCTCCGCGACACTACGTCCTCGACGCTCCGATCGCGCCGCCCTACCCGGAAGGAAACGAGCTGGCGATGTTCGGTCTCGGCTGCTTCTGGGGCGCCGAGCGCAAGTTCTGGGAAGCCCCGGGGGTCATCACGACAGCGGTCGGCTACGCCGCGGGCGCCACCCCGAACCCGACCTACCAGGAGGTCTGCAGCGGGCTGACGGGACACAACGAGGTGGTCAGGGTCGTCTTCGACCCGGAGCGGATCTCTT
Encoded proteins:
- a CDS encoding sulfatase-like hydrolase/transferase — translated: MGYGDLSSYGHPLIRTPHIDRLAAEGQRWTSFYASSPLCNPSRIALATGRMPIRIQGGELNRWSNLPAEETTLGDMFQAAGFSSSNPGNRWARRASSPGGASTTSRSTTRRSCSTWAPTSENGSTSRPGTRRSSNASRRRSARIGSL